From a region of the Besnoitia besnoiti strain Bb-Ger1 chromosome I, whole genome shotgun sequence genome:
- a CDS encoding subtilisin SUB9 (encoded by transcript BESB_010210): MQQLLLFLLGVSALPWLPRDGGLPVFAHGTEDGGIEPDHFRTLMVTFHEDCDPEEAKRRALQSSLQEKFSALPQAAPGLGAHTGSSESPATVSVTAAGVASYEAYTTKQFTADFSHMATSAESEEASQLPPSRCVVTDETLHRVGVDIINLTDCPSVEGGELKLAFERDPCVSSVEFDQLVHIVDGEHDPPFLGSNSGHIVQPTSEPDAPKRDRKKLAEEPYWLEIAGFDEASDLAECLRSEVVAVIDTGVAYNHPSLRRNMWKNPGEIPGNDIDDDNNGFVDDVYGFNFIDNNGDMSDDNGHGTHCAGIIAGLKNTDTGARGVCGTTSVAGLKFMGSSGSGATSDAVKAINYCIQMGIRISNNSWGGPGRTDALEKAIVKSHEAGHICVVAAGNAGQNIDRSPSYPASYSSSNIVAVAATDSSDSMASFSNTGARSVHVAAPGVAILSTYPPDSFKELSGTSMASPVVAGLAALLVSLPFEDHLQVKEAIMEGVDKIPATRGRVKSGGRINAAQSILWLANALGMQRSFLEGEAARKHLQYNSEVLADGREERSDC, translated from the exons ATGCAGCAGCTGTTACTCTTTTTGCTGGGTGTGAGTGCGCTACCCTGGCTTCCACGCGACGGGGGGCTGCCGGTGTTCGCCCACGGCACGGAAGATGGCGGCATCGAGCCCGATCACTTCCGCACATTGATGGTCACCTTCCATGAAGACTGTGAtccagaagaagcgaaaagaAGAGCTCTACAGAGCAGCTTGCAAGAAAAGTTCTCGGCCTTGCCGCAAGCTGCTCCTGGGCTCGGTGCACACACAGGATCCAGCGAATCACC GGCAACGGTGTCCGTCACCGCCGCTGGTGTCGCTTCATATGAGGCATACACGACGAAACAGTTCACCGCTGATTTTTCCCACATGGCTACGTCTGCAGAATCAGAAGAGGCTTCCCAGCTTCCCCCTTCGAGGTGCGTGGTGACCGACGAGACCTTGCACCGCGTTGGGGTCGACATCATCAACCTCACAGATTGCCCCTCAGTTGAAGGGGGCGAATTAAAACTCGCGTTTGAAAGGGATCCATGTGTGTCTTCAGTCGAGTTCGACCAGCTTGTTCACATAGTCGATGGAGAACATGACCCTCCGTTCCTCGGGTCGAACTCGGGGCACATCGTACAGCCCACCTCAGAGCCTGATGCACCAAAAAGAGATCGAAAGAAGCTCGCGGAAGAACCGTACTGGCTTGAGATAGCGGGGTTCGACGAAGCGTCTGATCTGGCTGAGTGTCTTCGAAGCGAGGTTGTGGCTGTCATAGACACCGGTGTGGCCTACAACCACCCATCGCTTCGGAGAAACATGTGGAAGAACCCTGGAGAGATCCCGGGAAACGATATTGACGATGACAATAACGGATTCGTCGACGACGTTTATGGCTTCAACTTCATCGACAACAATGGGGACATGTCAGATGACAACGGCCATGGCACTCACTGCGCTGGCATTATTGCGGGCTTGAAAAACACCGATACGGGCGCCCGAGGAGTCTGCGGTACTACCAGCGTTGCTGGCCTGAAGTTTATgggaagcagcggcagcggtgcCACGAGCGATGCTGTCAAGGCGATCAATTACTGCATACAAATGGGCATCCGTATCAGCAACAATAGCTGGGGCGGTCCAGGGCGAACAGATGCCTTGGAAAAAGCTATTGTCAAATCACATGAAGCTGGCCATATCTGCGTAGTAGCGGCTGGCAATGCTGGACAAAACATTGATCGATCTCCCTCGTATCCCGCCTCTTACAGCTCCTCAAACATCgtggccgtcgccgccaccgACTCTTCGGATTCAATGGCGTCGTTCAGTAACACCGGGGCCCGTTCGGTACACGTCGCTGCGCCTGGTGTGGCAATATTATCGACGTATCCACCTGATTCCTTCAAGGAACTCTCAGGAACGTCTATGGCGTCCCCTGTGGTAGCGGGACTAGCTGCTTTGTTAGTGTCCCTTCCATTTGAGGACCACTTGCAAGTAAAGGAAGCTATCATGGAAGGTGTGGACAAAATCCCGGCAACCCGCG GTAGGGTAAAATCAGGAGGCCGAATCAACGCCGCACAGTCAATCTTATGGCTCGCCAACGCGCTGGGAATGCAACGTAGCTTtctcgaaggcgaagcagcacgAAAACACTTGCAGTACAACAGCGAGGTCCTCGCAGATGGGCGTGAAGAGAGGAGCGATTGCTGA